Proteins from one Phocoena sinus isolate mPhoSin1 chromosome 8, mPhoSin1.pri, whole genome shotgun sequence genomic window:
- the ALDH3B1 gene encoding aldehyde dehydrogenase family 3 member B1 isoform X2: protein MDPFADTLQRLREAFDSGCTRPAEFRAAQLKGLSRFLQENKQLLQEALAQDLHKSAFESEVSEISISQNEINLALRNLRAWMKDEKVPTNLATQLDSAFIRKEPFGLVLVIAPWNYPLNLSLEPLVGALAAGNCVVLKPSEISKGTEKVLAEVLPRYLDQSCFAVVLGGPQETGQLLEHKFDYIFFTGSPRVGKVVMAAAAEHLTPVTLELGGKNPCYVDDNCDPQTVANRVAFFRYFNAGQTCVAPDYILCSPEMQARLLPALQSAITRFYGEDPQSSPDLGRIISEKNFQRLRCLLSCGRVAIGGQSDESDRYIAPTVLVGVQETEPVMQEEIFGPILPIMNVRSLDEAIEFIRRREKPLALWSSRYWPKPAAGASVGTTASCT from the exons ATGGACCCCTTCGCGGACACGCTGCAGCGGCTGCGGGAGGCCTTCGACTCGGGGTGCACGCGGCCAGCCGAGTTCCGGGCTGCCCAGCTGAAGGGCCTGAGCCGCTTCCTGCAAGAGAACAAGCAGCTTCTGCAGGAGGCGCTGGCGCAGGACCTGCACAAG tCAGCCTTCGAGTCAGAGGTGTCTGAAATCAGCATCAGCCAGAACGAGATTAACTTGGCCCTTAGGAACCTGCGGGCCTGGATGAAGGATGAGAAAGTGCCCACGAACCTG gccacacagctggacTCGGCCTTCATCCGGAAGGAGCCCTTCGGCCTGGTGCTCGTCATCGCCCCCTGGAACTACCCTCTGAACCTGAGCCTAGAGCCCCTGGTGGGCGCCCTCGCAGCAG GCAACTGCGTGGTGCTGAAGCCCTCAGAGATCAGCAAGGGCACTGAGAAGGTCCTGGCCGAGGTGCTGCCCCGATACCTGGACCAG agctgCTTTGCCGTGGTGCTGGGCGGGCCCCAGGAGACCGGGCAGCTGCTGGAGCACAAGTTCGACTACATCTTCTTCACAG GGAGCCCCCGAGTCGGCAAGGTTGTCATGGCTGCAGCCGCCGAGCACCTGACGCCCGTCACGCTGGAGCTGGGGGGCAAGAACCCCTGCTACGTGGACGACAACTGCGACCCCCAGACCGTGGCCAACCGCGTGGCCTTCTTCCGCTATTTCAACGCCGGCCAGACCTGCGTGGCCCCCGACTATATCCTGTGCAGCCCCGAAATGCAGGCTCGACTGCTGCCCGCCCTGCAGAGTGCCATCACCCGCTTCTACGGCGAAGACCCCCAGAGCTCCCCAGACCTGGGCCGCATCATCAGTGAGAAGAATTTCCAGCGGCTCCGGTGCCTGCTGAGCTGTGGCCGCGTGGCCATCGGGGGCCAGAGTGATGAAAGCGATCGCTACATCG CTCCCACGGTGCTGGTGGGCGTGCAGGAGACGGAGCCGGTGATGCAGGAGGAGATCTTCGGGCCCATCCTGCCCATCATGAACGTGAGGAGCCTGGACGAGGCCATCGAGTTCATCCGCCGTCGGGAGAAGCCCCTGGCCCT GTGGTCAAGCAGGTACTGGCCCAAACCAGCAGCGGGGGCTTCTGTGGGAACGACGGCTTCATGCACATGA
- the ALDH3B1 gene encoding aldehyde dehydrogenase family 3 member B1 isoform X1 has product MDPFADTLQRLREAFDSGCTRPAEFRAAQLKGLSRFLQENKQLLQEALAQDLHKSAFESEVSEISISQNEINLALRNLRAWMKDEKVPTNLATQLDSAFIRKEPFGLVLVIAPWNYPLNLSLEPLVGALAAGNCVVLKPSEISKGTEKVLAEVLPRYLDQSCFAVVLGGPQETGQLLEHKFDYIFFTGSPRVGKVVMAAAAEHLTPVTLELGGKNPCYVDDNCDPQTVANRVAFFRYFNAGQTCVAPDYILCSPEMQARLLPALQSAITRFYGEDPQSSPDLGRIISEKNFQRLRCLLSCGRVAIGGQSDESDRYIAPTVLVGVQETEPVMQEEIFGPILPIMNVRSLDEAIEFIRRREKPLALYAFSNSSQVVKQVLAQTSSGGFCGNDGFMHMTVASLPFGGVGASGMGSYHGKFSFDTFSHHRACLLRRPGLEKVYALRYPPHTPRNLRVLLAAMETRSCGCALL; this is encoded by the exons ATGGACCCCTTCGCGGACACGCTGCAGCGGCTGCGGGAGGCCTTCGACTCGGGGTGCACGCGGCCAGCCGAGTTCCGGGCTGCCCAGCTGAAGGGCCTGAGCCGCTTCCTGCAAGAGAACAAGCAGCTTCTGCAGGAGGCGCTGGCGCAGGACCTGCACAAG tCAGCCTTCGAGTCAGAGGTGTCTGAAATCAGCATCAGCCAGAACGAGATTAACTTGGCCCTTAGGAACCTGCGGGCCTGGATGAAGGATGAGAAAGTGCCCACGAACCTG gccacacagctggacTCGGCCTTCATCCGGAAGGAGCCCTTCGGCCTGGTGCTCGTCATCGCCCCCTGGAACTACCCTCTGAACCTGAGCCTAGAGCCCCTGGTGGGCGCCCTCGCAGCAG GCAACTGCGTGGTGCTGAAGCCCTCAGAGATCAGCAAGGGCACTGAGAAGGTCCTGGCCGAGGTGCTGCCCCGATACCTGGACCAG agctgCTTTGCCGTGGTGCTGGGCGGGCCCCAGGAGACCGGGCAGCTGCTGGAGCACAAGTTCGACTACATCTTCTTCACAG GGAGCCCCCGAGTCGGCAAGGTTGTCATGGCTGCAGCCGCCGAGCACCTGACGCCCGTCACGCTGGAGCTGGGGGGCAAGAACCCCTGCTACGTGGACGACAACTGCGACCCCCAGACCGTGGCCAACCGCGTGGCCTTCTTCCGCTATTTCAACGCCGGCCAGACCTGCGTGGCCCCCGACTATATCCTGTGCAGCCCCGAAATGCAGGCTCGACTGCTGCCCGCCCTGCAGAGTGCCATCACCCGCTTCTACGGCGAAGACCCCCAGAGCTCCCCAGACCTGGGCCGCATCATCAGTGAGAAGAATTTCCAGCGGCTCCGGTGCCTGCTGAGCTGTGGCCGCGTGGCCATCGGGGGCCAGAGTGATGAAAGCGATCGCTACATCG CTCCCACGGTGCTGGTGGGCGTGCAGGAGACGGAGCCGGTGATGCAGGAGGAGATCTTCGGGCCCATCCTGCCCATCATGAACGTGAGGAGCCTGGACGAGGCCATCGAGTTCATCCGCCGTCGGGAGAAGCCCCTGGCCCTGTACGCCTTCTCCAACAGCAGCCAG GTGGTCAAGCAGGTACTGGCCCAAACCAGCAGCGGGGGCTTCTGTGGGAACGACGGCTTCATGCACATGACTGTCGCCAGCCTGCCCTTCGGAGGAGTGG GCGCCAGTGGGATGGGCAGCTACCATGGCAAGTTCTCCTTCGACACCTTCTCCCACCACCGCGCCTGCCTGCTGCGCCGCCCTGGGCTGGAGAAGGTCTACGCTCTCCGCTACCCGCCCCACACTCCACGCAACCTGAGGGTGCTGCTCGCAGCCATGGAGACCCGCAGCTGCGGCTGCGCCCTGCTCTGA
- the NDUFS8 gene encoding NADH dehydrogenase [ubiquinone] iron-sulfur protein 8, mitochondrial isoform X2 encodes MHCLTTPMLLRALAQAARAGHPSGRSLHRSTVAATYKYVNMREPSMDMKSVTDRAAQTLLWTELIRGLGMTLSYLFREPATINYPFEKGPLSPRFRGEHALRRYPSGEERCIACKLCEAVCPAQAITIEAEPRADGSRRTTRYDIDMTKCIYCGFCQEACPVDAIVEGPNFEFSTETHEELLYNKEKLLNNGDKWEAEIAANIQADYLYR; translated from the exons ATGCACTGCCTGACCACGCCCATGCTGCTTCGGGCCCTGGCCCAGGCCGCACGTGCAG GGCATCCCAGTGGCCGGAGCCTCCACAGAAGCACAGTGGCAGCCACCTACA AGTATGTGAACATGCGGGAGCCCTCAATGGACATGAAGTCGGTGACCGACCGGGCAGCTCAGACCCTGCTGTGGACCGAGCTCATCCGAG GCCTGGGCATGACCCTGAGCTACCTGTTCCGAGAGCCAGCCACCATCAACTACCCATTTGAGAAGGGCCCACTGAGCCCGCGCTTCCGTGGCGAGCATGCGCTGCGCCGGTACCCGTCCGGGGAGGAGCGCTGCATCGCCTGCAAGCTCTGCGAGGCCGTCTGCCCAGCCCAG GCCATCACCATTGAGGCTGAGCCTCGGGCCGATGGCAGCCGCCGGACCACACGTTACGACATTGACATGACCAAGTGTATCTACTGCGGCTTCTGCCAGGAGGCCTGCCCTGTGGACGCCATCGTTGAG GGCCCCAACTTCGAGTTCTCCACGGAGACGCACGAGGAGCTGCTCTACAACAAGGAGAAGCTGCTCAACAACGGGGACAAGTGGGAGGCCGAGATCGCCGCCAACATCCAGGCCGACTACCTCTACCGGTGA
- the NDUFS8 gene encoding NADH dehydrogenase [ubiquinone] iron-sulfur protein 8, mitochondrial isoform X1, translating to MHCLTTPMLLRALAQAARAGHPSGRSLHRSTVAATYKYVNMREPSMDMKSVTDRAAQTLLWTELIRGLGMTLSYLFREPATINYPFEKGPLSPRFRGEHALRRYPSGEERCIACKLCEAVCPAQAITIEAEPRADGSRRTTRYDIDMTKCIYCGFCQEACPVDAIVEVSGPCGGGGRGGSSSEGPDVAAPAAPLAGPQLRVLHGDARGAALQQGEAAQQRGQVGGRDRRQHPGRLPLPVTGPPAGPRSPSAQ from the exons ATGCACTGCCTGACCACGCCCATGCTGCTTCGGGCCCTGGCCCAGGCCGCACGTGCAG GGCATCCCAGTGGCCGGAGCCTCCACAGAAGCACAGTGGCAGCCACCTACA AGTATGTGAACATGCGGGAGCCCTCAATGGACATGAAGTCGGTGACCGACCGGGCAGCTCAGACCCTGCTGTGGACCGAGCTCATCCGAG GCCTGGGCATGACCCTGAGCTACCTGTTCCGAGAGCCAGCCACCATCAACTACCCATTTGAGAAGGGCCCACTGAGCCCGCGCTTCCGTGGCGAGCATGCGCTGCGCCGGTACCCGTCCGGGGAGGAGCGCTGCATCGCCTGCAAGCTCTGCGAGGCCGTCTGCCCAGCCCAG GCCATCACCATTGAGGCTGAGCCTCGGGCCGATGGCAGCCGCCGGACCACACGTTACGACATTGACATGACCAAGTGTATCTACTGCGGCTTCTGCCAGGAGGCCTGCCCTGTGGACGCCATCGTTGAGGTGAGCGGGCCCTGCGGCGGGGGAGGTCGGGGCGGAAGCTCCTCGGAGGGGCCTGACGTGGCTGCGCCTGCTGCCCCGCTCGCAGGGCCCCAACTTCGAGTTCTCCACGGAGACGCACGAGGAGCTGCTCTACAACAAGGAGAAGCTGCTCAACAACGGGGACAAGTGGGAGGCCGAGATCGCCGCCAACATCCAGGCCGACTACCTCTACCGGTGACCGGCCCGCCGGCTGGCCCGAGGTCCCCTTCTGCCCAATAA